Genomic DNA from Theropithecus gelada isolate Dixy chromosome 1, Tgel_1.0, whole genome shotgun sequence:
CTCACCCCTCATCTTGTGTTTGTACGACAGTGAGCTCACTCTAAGCCTGGGCCCAGGCCCAGTTTCCAAAGCAAGCAGCACACAGTGCACGTTCACATAAGCATGGGGGCTGGGGGAACACTGGGGCTTACTGGTCTTTTTCTAGgggcctccagcccctggcaacacCTAGAGGGGAAAGTGAATCACCCAAACCACTGCCCTTGGGCTTATGTCGCTGTAAGCTCACCCTGGCCCTGCTGTGCCCTCTTTAGCCACAGACAGCATGTGAGCTGACTCTGTCCTTTTAATGCCCAGGCTGAGCTTGAGTATCCACTGCATCACTGCCGACGCCACAGGTAGGTGTGAATGGAGTAGCCAGGTGAGATCGTCTCCAGGAAGCCCACGGTAGGATCCTTGATGGTAAGAGGCACATCCTTAGAGGAGctagggagtggggaggagaagcTAAGAGTGTGATCCTGCCAAGGCCTCCGACCGTGTCTTCAGCCCACTTCCCAGACCCCACTGTTGCCCTCACCGGTTTAGCACGACCACAACGGCAGAGCCATCAGGATGCATCAGTGCCACTGTGTCCAGGTCGTTCTTCTGGCTGGCAACCAGCCCCACTCTCTGGGAGCCCTCAGGAATGAACTTGCTGAATGTGGGAACAGATGGTCAGAGTCCCTCGGGGTACCGCCCATGAAACCTTCATCTAAGAAGTCACCCACCCGCATACCCACCCCATAACTCCTGCAGAAGCTCTGCCCTGGGTCTCTAGACCTGGAGCCATGCTGCTGGGCACTGACCCTGCTTTTCTACATCGCAGTCCAGCCTCAGGCACTGGGGTTGTCTTGCTACCTAGTCACTTCCTGCCTCCATGGTACAAAAGGGGATGGGTGTGCCTCTCCCGAGGTTCCACCCTAAACACCTTCCTGCTCCCTCATGGTGTGGAGTGATGTAAGCCATCTGATGTAGGAGATGATAGGCCTGATATGGAATGGAGGTGCCCGCCCTCCACTCACCTGAAGTGACCAAGGTGGTAGAACATGGGCTGTTTGTAAAACGTGTCCTTTGTGATGTCTACAATGACGGGACTGTCGACAAAATTACGCACCCAATTGGGTTCTCCTTCGGGGTTCAGGGCGAGGTTCCAGTCAGTCCAGCTGACCACATGGTACAGCAGGTTCTAGGGTAAGGACAAAGGCAAAGAGACAATGGCTCAACACTGGGGGTCCCCAGAGACTGTAGGTAAGGGTCACATGAAGGAGAACTGGCTGTGGATAGCTCAGCCCTGTGAGGGGCACATTCCTTAGCTGCTAAGGAGTTGGGGGTGTGAAGATTGAGGCATCTCAAGGGGTGCTgagaagtctgaggcaggtgaaAGTGCCTTAGTAGTTGCAAAAGGGGCAATGAGGTGTGCAGACCTGTGAAGGAAAGGCAAGACAGGGAATCATGGTTCCCCAGTTGCCCAAAAGGGCAGGATAGCTGGGCAAAGCTGGACAGGAAAGGTCTGTCAGTCTTTGGTGAGACTACTAAGGGGTCTGAGGTGTGCTTTGCAGGAAGGCAGACTGGGGTGGCTTACCGTGATGATGCTGTGGCTGTACTGCATCCCTCGATCCCAGGAGCCTAGCCGCACACTCTGCTCCCAGAACTTGGAGCCCACACAGGCCTCTGAGGCAAAGAGCATGGTGTTGGGGAACAGGCGGTGTGTCTCCCCTAGGGTGGCTTTGGCTGGAGCCAGAAAGTCCAGGTACCAATGTACAGCAATGCCATGAACATACTTAGCTGCCTCTGGGTCTGTCAGTACCTGCAAAGGAAGAGCAAGTGGACCTTGCACACAGGCTTCTGGAACTTTCAATTCCTCTTGTAGGAATTCTGGCAATGGGTGATGGGAAGAATGCAACTAGAGAGGTTTggggagatttttgtttttgtttttgagacaggatatcactctgtcactcaggctggagtacagtggcacaatcacagctcactgcagccttgacttcctagggtcaattgatcctcccgcattagcctcctgagtagctgggactacatgggtgccacacccagctaatttgtgtgtgtgtgtgtgtgtgtgtgtgtatatacatatatagtttttggtttttttgtagagatgggatttcaccatgtttcccaggctggtcttgaatttcttaggttcaagtgatccacccaccttggcctcccaaagtgctgagattacagacatgagccaacgCCCCGAGCCtagagaggttttttgtttttttttttttttgagatggagtctcagtcgcccagactggagtacagtggcacaatctcatctcaccaCAACtgccatctcccaggttcaactgattctcccttctcagcctcccgagtagctgggattacaggcacgcaccatcatgcccagataattttttttaatttttattttagtagagacagggtttcaacacgttggccaggctggtcttaaactcctgacctcaggtgatccgcccgcctcggcctcccaaagtgctggggttacatgagtgagccacctcgcctggcccctAGAAAGGTTTAAAGTGACAACTGTGGGATCCATGGCGCCCTGGAGGTCCAGGGGAATGGTGCTCTAGGAATCCACAGTTGGGTAGAGAAATTGCTCTAAGTTTGGGAGCCAGTCATTTGGAGGCTAGATTTGAAGGTCAATGGAGCACCAAGGAAGTCTAGGCCTTATCACCTTTGCCCAGTGGGGCAGCAGCAAGCATTGGTCATCCAGCATGAGTAGGCGGACATTGTGGTGAGTACTGTTGGCAAGGGTAGGACCTAGGTCATGGGCAATGAAGTCTCGCTGATGTTCGGGGTGAAGCCCAGGCACTGGAAGGGGTATACACTCAATAGCCCAGCAGAAGGCTCATTTTCAACTGTCACTGCCCAGAACTGTAACTTGTGCTCAGCATAGGCATCCAGGAACCTGGCAAGAGAAAGGTCATAAATGATCCGGCCAAGAAAGTGGACCAGACTGAGAGAACAGGAAGCCTGATGGAGTGGCCAAGACTGACGGGTCCAAGTCTGAAAGGCCCAGAAGGTAGAAAGGTGAGCTGAGGAGAGGCAGATCTGGAAGTGGAACCAGGTTGAGGGTTGGGACATAGATCAACGTGGCCAAAGGGGAGGCCAGTCCTGATCCCACAGCCTTGCTGATCCCTTACTTCACAAAGTATCTGGCCCAGGTCTGGTGGTAGATGTCTCCGGGCTGTCCCTTGAGTGACACCTTCCCATTCCCTGCTCCACTGATCTTGAGCCTAGTGGGTGATGTCCAGGGGTTGGCAAGGAGTAAAACGGGATGCTGGGCCAACTACAGGGCTCGGTGAATCAGGGGTATCTACAGACAAAGGTAGTGAAGAGAGAAGCACCCAGAGTTGGAACACATAGTAGCCCAACCAGTGCATCCGGTTCAGCCATcagcccccaccctcccacccctgaGACAAAATAGCAGGGGACAAAACGTCTCTACAAGCAGACCTACCCTACAGCTTCTCAACCCCCAGACATCAGGGCCATCAGGGCCTGAAAAAGCTAGAATGCCTACCTTGAGCTTGGTATCttcctctgggaggctgaagttgtgCAACTGGAAATCATCAGGGGTATCTGCATAGGTGTAGGTGCGGATGGAGAAGTCACAGCTGGCCATGGGTACGCGGATGATGTTATATCCGATTCCTACAGAAAAGGATGATCAAGATACGGTAGTCTGAGTCAATAGGAGAGTATGGGACTCTGCTTATCACTTGTCAGTCCTAATAGTGTCTGAGTCAGGGCCAAAGGGAACTTGGGCTCCTGGGTTGGAACCTGTGGAGGTTGGCACTTGGGTGAAGCAGAGGCCTTTCTGATCCTGAGTCCATAATAGTTAGCAGATGATAAGCAGGGAAATCTTATTTCAGAGGGCATTAAAACAGGAACCAAATGTCAGGGATGGGCAGAAATCAGGGTCCAAAGAAAGGGCAAAGAAAAGTgttggcggctcatgcctgtaatcctagcactttgggaggctgaggcaggcagatcacaaggtcaggagtttgctatcatcctggccaacatagtgaaaccccgtctctactaaaaatacaaaaaatgagccgggcatggtggcaggcacctataatcccaggtactcgggaggctgagacaggagaatcacttgaacccaggaggtggaggttgcagtgagctgagattgtgccactgaactccagcctgggcgacagtgcgagactctttctcaaaaaaaaaagagaaacgtgttggctgggcttggtggctgacacctgtaatcccagcattttgggaggccaaggcaggtggatcatttgaggtcaggagtttaagcctagcctggtcaacatgatgaaaccctgtctctactaaaaatacaaaaattagccaggtggtagtggcgcatgcctataattccagctactcaggaagctgaggcaggagaatcactataggcagaggttgctgtgggTGGAGATCATGCCGTCTGCACTCCTgtcttggcgacagagtgagcagagtgagattctgtctcaaaaaaattaaaaaataaaaaaacaaaaagtgtcaaTGGCGCTATGTCACCTTGTCCCCTTCCTCCTCACCTTCTTCAGAGAAGTACGATTTAAGTAGCAAATTTTGGGCAGGGGGTGACAGGGCAAGGATGTTGAGGGCAGCAGCGTCTGTCATGGCCCCTCCAAATCCCTTCACTTTCTGGAACTTCTGTTCTGGCTGCAGGGTCAGTAGCAGGCCTGAGGACATGCACAGGGAATAAGGGTGTCAGTGCCCAGGGGGGAAATTCCATGGTGATCACTGACACCATTTACCTCTAGGAGGacccagcctggcccagggcGTGAGGGGCGTAATGGTTACCTGTGCCCGTGCGATTAGCCTGGAAGGTCCCCGTACTCAGCTCCATCCGTCGCCCACTGCGTGTACTCTCATAGCGGCTGAAGGTACCGAGGGCAGGAAAGGTCAGGGGCTCAAGAGAGTCACAGTATGTGGCATTGCAGACACAGACCACCGAGCTGTAGCCGAAGCTTTTAGGGATGCAGGGGCGGGCACCTGGGAAGGAGGGAGTACAAGCAGAAGTGAGGTCTGATGAAGACGTGGAGAATGGACACATCCACTAGGACAGACTGAACACGGTTTCAAATTCCTCACCCCTTGGCCAGGGCAggggttcacacctataatctcagcacttcaggaggccgaggtgggcggatcacctgaggtcaggagttcgagacctgccttgccagtatggtgaaaccccgtctctactaaaaatacaaaaattagcagggcatggtggtggccacctgtaatcccagctactcgggaggctgaagcaagagaatcgcttgaacctgggaggtagaggttggaatgagccaagatcacaccactgcactccagcccaggcaacagagtaagactctgtctcaaaagaagaaaaaaacaaaatcctcacCCCGAAGTTGGTCTCAGTCACTCAAAaggatttattgagcacctattaaaAGTCTACCACCAGAGTACTGGAAGGCTACCAAAGGACTATGAGGCAGAAGGGAGCCTCTGTGCTACCTCGCCACCGCCTTGACTCACTTACCTGATGCCCACGACACTGCCTGAAGTAGAAGCAATCCTGTGAGGCTGGCGGCCATGATGCTCACCCTACCCGAAGGCTTGGGACATTCCTGAGGACAGAATGAGGAGTGGCTGGAAAAGCAAGCCCCTCTCCCCCCGTCAACTACTCTCCTGGGCAGAGTTTAGCTGCCTTTGGGTGCCCATGGCCTAGTCTCCCACATTCATTAGGACAAGGCCCACAGACACCTGGGTGCAGCTCTCCCTGCAACCTTTCTGATGACAACTCTCTGCCCACCCCAAATCAGGACGCTCCCCACCACTCTTCCCACCCATTTCAACTTCGACCCCTCCCTCCATCTGTGCCTTGCTCAAAGAGCCATGATGGCCCTGGATTCAAAGACAGTCTGTCATTCACTGAATTCCAGTGCCAGGATTCCAGAAGCACTGTGACAATGCTGATTGGGAGCTCTCTCTTACCTTTCTGGAAAACTCCATCACCTCAGGGTCATTGGATGAGGAGAAGACCACAGGGGTTCCAGAGTCTCTGAAGGATAGAGGATTcactaaacaaaaacaaggatGCAGGTACCTGCCGTAGCTATAGGCACTAGGTTAGCCCTGCAAGTAATTCCGGCTTCCTGACATGGATGGGTCATGTGATGACTGGGAGAGTCACATGACACAGGAAGTGAGGCAATTGCAGGCATATTTCTAAAGGGCAATTGGCTTCCTCCCATGTGTTACAGATTATATGCGCTATAAAACTCTGGAGGGCATGTATGGGTGACAACTTTAGGAAGAGCCTAGAACACAGATTTGGGTGGAGAATGAGGTAGAGGCTTCTAAATCCCAGAGAATGGGAACCACAGCAGGCACACTGCTTTTTTGATAGAAATGTCAGAAAAGGTACAAATAAAGCtgatatgatttaaaaaaaaaaaaaaaaaaaaaaacttcactgtGCAAAATACTGACAATACCGAGATGTTTAAGACACAGTCTTTGCCCTATAGAGGCGTGTGAGGCATGGAAGTCAGACACACAGATATTTACAGATAAAGACAGAAACGGTAACAGGTGTGCATGGAGAGCTCTCTGAGATGAGGAGGGACCATTCGTGGGTGGGGAATTATCTAGGGTGGCTTCACAGAGGAAAAAGTGAGGGGGCTTATTAGCCGGTCAAGTGCAGGGTGCAAGGAGGGTGGGACACCGGCAGTGGGATGACAGGactggagggaaggagaggagtggCTCCTCTGCAGCGTCCTTTGTTTCATCATCAGATGCAGATGGTAATAACTGTTCTTCCTTTCTCACAGGACAGGGAGGTTTGTAAGTAGTTCAGAAACCAGAAAGTGTTGTACAAAGCCGTATCCTCAGTGGACACAAGGAGGAAGTTGTCGTGCTGTGGCCTCACGAACCACATCAAATGAGATTTAGCGGGAGTGGCACACACAGTCATGACCTGACTAACCCCAGCTCTCAGTCTATTTCCTTGCCTGGAAAAGGGAGGCAATGCCACCACCTCAAAGGGTGGTTACTGCAGTCAGTGAGGTAAGTGCAGTGCCTGACCACTTGGTAGGCACCTGGGAACTACTTGTCTGctgtttgtattttgttgttgttgttgttttttgaggcagagtctcgctctgttgcccaggctggagtgcagtggcatgatctcggctcactgcaacctccacctgctgggttcgagtgattctcctgcctcagcctcccaagtagctgagattacaggtgcctgccaccatgctcagctaatttttttatttttagtagagacggggtttcgctatgttgaccaggctcgaACTCtggaccgcaggtgatctgcctgccctggtattcgaaagtgctaggattacaggcatgagccaccgtgctggacCCCAGccatcttttttgttctttttttttttttttgagacggagtctcgctctgtcgcccaggctggagtacagtggccggatctcagctcactgcaagctccgcctcccgggtttatgccattctcctgcctcagcctcccgagtagctgggactacaggcacccgccacctcgcccggctagttttttgtattttttagtagagacggggtttctccgtgttagccaggatggtctcgatctcctgacctcgtgatccgcccgtctcggcctcccaaagtgctgggattacaggcttgagccaccgcgcccggcctcttttttgttctttaaatgaCCTCAGTGAAGTCTTTCTAGATACACCCCAAGCAAAATTGATCATTTCTTCTTCTAGGTTCCtccagtaatttttcttttttttttttggttttgagactgagtcttgccctgttgcccaggctggagtgcagtgtgatctcggctcactgcaacctccacctccctgattcaagcaattgccctgcctcagcctcctgagtagctggtattacaggagcccaccaccatgcccagctaatttttgtatttttagtagagatggggtttcatcatgttggccaggctggtctcgaatccctgacctcaggtgatccaccagcctcagcctcctaaggtgctggaattacagcatgagccaccacacccggtccctCCAGTAATTAAGTACAGTCTTAGTGAGATGGCAAGGTTGGAATCCTGGCTACACCATTTACTGGCTGTTTGACCTTCAATAAATCAAGCACTCTAAGCCTCTGTTTCATCTATGAAAGGGGAGTGATAATTCCTACCTTAGAGAATTGTTGTGAAGTTTGAGTGTGATAATGTGTCTCTAGTGCACTGCTTGACACTAAACATTGCAACATGTTAGGCCTGTGT
This window encodes:
- the GBA gene encoding LOW QUALITY PROTEIN: glucosylceramidase (The sequence of the model RefSeq protein was modified relative to this genomic sequence to represent the inferred CDS: inserted 1 base in 1 codon; substituted 1 base at 1 genomic stop codon), with amino-acid sequence MEFSRKECPKPSGRVSIMAASLTGLLLLQAVSWASGARPCIPKSFGYSSVVCVCNATYCDSLEPLTFPALGTFSRYESTRSGRRMELSTGTFQANRTGTGLLLTLQPEQKFQKVKGFGGAMTDAAALNILALSPPAQNLLLKSYFSEEGIGYNIIRVPMASCDFSIRTYTYADTPDDFQLHNFSLPEEDTKLKIPLIHRALXLAQHPVLLLANPWTSPTRLKISGAGNGKVSLKGQPGDIYHQTWARYFVKFLDAYAEHKLQFWAVTVENEPSAGLLSVYPFQCLGFXPEHQRDFIAHDLGPTLANSTHHNVRLLMLDDQCLLLPHWAKVLTDPEAAKYVHGIAVHWYLDFLAPAKATLGETHRLFPNTMLFASEACVGSKFWEQSVRLGSWDRGMQYSHSIITNLLYHVVSWTDWNLALNPEGEPNWVRNFVDSPVIVDITKDTFYKQPMFYHLGHFSKFIPEGSQRVGLVASQKNDLDTVALMHPDGSAVVVVLNRSSKDVPLTIKDPTVGFLETISPGYSIHTYLWRRQ